The Mycolicibacterium cosmeticum DNA window CAGCGCCGCCTCGGTGACCTCGGCGGTGGGCTCCGGCAGCGACCACGCGGCGGCGTTGTTGACCAGGATGTCGATCCGGCCACCGGCCGCCGCCAGCGCGCCGTCGGCCAGGGCCCGGATCTGCGCGCCACCGGCGCCCAGGTCGGCGGCGACGAACTCGGCGTGCCCGCCGGCCGCCCGGACATCGGCGACGACGGCGTCTCCCCTGGCTTTATCGCGACCGCTGACCACCACCAGGGCGCCCTCGGCCGCCAGCGCCTTGACGATGGCGACACCTAAGCCGCCGGTGGAACCTGTGACCAGTGCGGTGCGGCCCGCAAGCCGCGTAGTGTTTGGACTCATGAGTCCACAAGTACGGAAGTGAAAATGGACCCGCAAGTCCAAAATCTCAGTACTCCGGCGACCAGGAAAGGCGCGGCCACCCGCGATCGCATCGTGCGGGGCGCGGCCGCCGTGATCCGCGACCGCGGCGTCGCGATGACCACGCTCGACGACATCCGGGCCCGTACCGGCACGTCCAAGAGTCAGTTGTTCCACTACTTTCCCGGCGGCAAGGACCAGTTGCTGCTCGCGGTCGCCGCGCACGAGGCCGAGCAGGTGCTCGCCGACCAACAACCCCATCTGGGCGGGCTGACCTCATGGGCGGCCTGGCAGCGGTGGCGCGATGCGGTGCTGGACCGCTACCGGCGACAGGGGCAGAGCTGCCCGCTGAGCATGTTGATGTCGGAGATCGGCCGCACCACCCCCGGCGCCCAGGCGGTCACCACGGCCCTGATGCGTCGCTGGCACGACGAGATCGCCGATGGCATCCGGGCGATGCAGGCCCAGGACAAGATCGACGCCGGGGTGCACCCGGAGAAGGCCGCGGCGGCCCTGCTGGCCGGCATCCAAGGAGGTGTCGGCATCCTGCTGGCCACCGGTGATCTGTCCTACCTGCAACACGCCCTGGACGTGGGGATCGAAAACCTGCGCGCCGCTTAGGGTTTGCCGCGCAGGTGCTCGACCAGTTGATCACACACCCCGGCCCAGCCGTTCTGGAAGTCGCGGAACACCTCCGACGGCAACAGCGTGTGCTCGATCGACATGAGCGTCTCGCCGTCCCCGTGCGGCTCGAACGTCACGGTGACCACACTGGTGGCCGTCGGATCCGGCCAATCCGAGTTGGACCAGGTGAAGCGCAGCAGCCGCGGACGTTCGATGGCCAGGAACTGACCGCTGATGATCACCAGCCCGCCGGTATGGTCGACGTCGAATCGCACCTTGCCGCCCACATAGGGCTGCACGGTGACGGCGACACAGCGATCCGGGCGGGGACACATCCACTCCGCCAACGACTCCGGGTCCAGCCATTCGTCGAACACCACCGCGGGATCCGCGGGCATGATGCGCTCGACGCGGGCGGTGACGGTCTCGGTCATCGGGACCGCCCCTGCCCGGGTCCCTGAGATCGGCGACCGTTGTTCCGCCGCAACCGGGCTGCCAGTGCATCGGCGCGGGCCGACCAGAAGTCCGTCTGGTCGCTGATCCACTGCTGAGCGGCGGCCAGCCCCTGCGGCTGCAACGACAGCCAATGCTCGCGCCCACGCACCTCCCGGCGCACCAGTCCGGCCGCCTCCAGCACCCCCACGTGTCGGGACACCCCGGCGAACGTCATGGGCAGCGGCGCGGCCAGGTCGGTGATCCGCGCGTCACCGCCCCGCAGCGCCTCCAGCAGCCGCCTGCGGGTCGGGTCCGCGAGCGCCGCGTAGGCGCGGTCGAGCACCTGATCTTCAACCATTCTGTTGACTATAGCCGCCGGGCCGTGCTTCCCTGGAGACACATCGTTAAACACATTTGTTGAATTATTGGAGGATCGTGATGGACAAGCCGGCGGTCGTCTCAGCCGACGAATGGCAGCAGGCACTCAACGAAATGCTGGTCAAGGAAAAGCAATTCACCAAGGCCCGCGATGCGCTGGCCGCCGAGCGACGGCGGATGCCGTGGACGGAAGTGGCCAAGGACTACCGGTTCGACGGACCCTACGGCGCCGTCAGCCTGCTGGACCTGTTCGCCGGCCGACGCCAACTGCTGGTCTACCGCGCCTTCGTCGACCCCGGCGTGCACGGCTGGCCCGAGCACGGCTGCGTCGGGTGTTCACTGATGGCCGACCACATCGGCAACCTGGCGCATCTGAACGCCCGCGACACCACCCTGGTCTACGCGTCGCGCGGCTCACAGACCGACCTGGCCCGGATCAAGGCGCGGATGGGCTGGGACATCCCCTGGTACACCATCCTGCCCACCGCGGACGCCGCGTTCGACGTCGACTTCGGGGTGCACGAGTGGCACGGCACCAACGCGTTCATCCGGGACGGCGAACGCATCTACCGGACCTACTTCATCAACAACCGCGGCGACGAGGTGTTCGTCAACACCTGGAACTTCCTCGACATGACCGCCCTGGGCCGACAGGAGACGTGGGAGGACTCCCCCGCCGGTTACCCGCAGACCAAACCGTACGAATGGTGGTGCTGGCACGACGAATACGGGCAACGGGTACCGTCGCGCTGGTTCGGTGACCCGGATCCGACGGATCCCAACGATCCCCGCCCGGCCGCCACCTCGCCCGGCTGCGACTGCCATGACCGCGCCTGATCCCCTCGGCGTGTGGTCGCTGTACCGCGCCACCGCGGACCGCATCGTCGGACTGCTCGACGACGATGCGGCATGGGACACCCGCCTGCCGTGCTGCCCGTTGTGGTCGGTCCGCGACGTCATCGCGCACCTGACCGCCGTCGCCGAGGATTGGGCCACCGGCACGCTCACCGGCCCGCCCGGTGATGCCGAAACGGCCGCGCAGGTGGCCCGGTTCGCCGATCACGACGTCCCGGCGCTGCTGGCTGCCTGGGAGGCCGCGACCGAGCGGTTGCACCGACACGCCGCCGCGGGCACCGCACCCCCACTCGGGGACATCGTCTCGCACGAACACGATATCCGCGGCGCCCTCGCCGTGCCGGGTGCCCGCGATGACGTCTCGGTCCGCCACGTCGCCGACCAGTTGCTGGCCATGCTGGACACCCCGGTCGCCCTGCGGGTGTGCACACCGGATCGGGAGTACCGCAGCGGTCCGCGATCGGGCACCGAGATCACCCTGCACACCGACGATTTCGAGGCGTTGCGCTGGCGGACCGGCAGGCGCAGCCCGGCCCAGATGGCGGCCATGGCGTGGTCGGCCGACCCCGCCCCGGTGCTGGAGCACCTCTATCTGTTCGGCCCGGCCCAGGACGACATCGTCGAGTAGAGATTCACCGGAGCCGGGCCACGTAGGCGTCCACATCGCCGATGGCCGACTCGGTGGCGAACACGTTGATCGAAACGGTGTCCCCCAGCCCCATCACACCGTGGGTCAGGCCCATCATCGGTGACAACCCGGGGAACACGGCGGCCACCCGCACCGGACACCCGCCGAAGCCGAAATCGGCGGCGCCGCAGTTGATGCTCGACACCACGGTATTGCCGATGACCGTCGCCGACCGCGCCGTGGGGTCGAATTGGCTTATCCCCCACCGCAGCAGCGGCGCGGGGGTGGCGGCGAACGCCCGGTCCGACGCCTGCATCGCCGGGTGCGCCGCCCGGTCCCGACGGGCCCGCAGTTCCGCGGCGATGGCAGCGATCCGCGGCTGCACCGCAAGCTCTGGATGCAGGCCCACACCGGCAGCACGGAAGTGGTTGTATACCTGGCGCACACCGGGTTTGGTCATCGTGACCTCCGCGCCCAGCCCGCTGGTGTCCTCGCCGAGTTCGGCCAGGTGCGCGGCCAGCGCACCGGCGATGCGGGCCAGGGCCACCACGGTGACGGTGCCCCCGGACAGCGCCGCCCGGGGCAGCACCACGCTGCGCATCGCACGGCGCCCCGCCGGCGGCGCGTTGGTGCGCAACGGCGGGCGTCCCGGCGCCGCCGGCGGTACGCGCCCGGATTCGCTGTCACGCACCAGCTCTCGCTGCGCCCGGACCGCCTGAACGGTGCGCCACGGCAGCGACAGCGGGGCGGCACGCGGCGGCAGCACCGGCGGCACCGCGCCGGGCCGGCCGAACATCAGAGCCGCCGGCGCATTGGTGCGCCCGGCACCGCCGAGGGTATGGGTGATCTGCAAGACGGCCACCGTCCCCGGCCCGGCCGCGCCGGGGACACCGTCGATATCGGT harbors:
- a CDS encoding maleylpyruvate isomerase N-terminal domain-containing protein; amino-acid sequence: MTAPDPLGVWSLYRATADRIVGLLDDDAAWDTRLPCCPLWSVRDVIAHLTAVAEDWATGTLTGPPGDAETAAQVARFADHDVPALLAAWEAATERLHRHAAAGTAPPLGDIVSHEHDIRGALAVPGARDDVSVRHVADQLLAMLDTPVALRVCTPDREYRSGPRSGTEITLHTDDFEALRWRTGRRSPAQMAAMAWSADPAPVLEHLYLFGPAQDDIVE
- a CDS encoding SRPBCC family protein; the protein is MTETVTARVERIMPADPAVVFDEWLDPESLAEWMCPRPDRCVAVTVQPYVGGKVRFDVDHTGGLVIISGQFLAIERPRLLRFTWSNSDWPDPTATSVVTVTFEPHGDGETLMSIEHTLLPSEVFRDFQNGWAGVCDQLVEHLRGKP
- a CDS encoding DUF1298 domain-containing protein, which codes for MSAKIPNDTFMVFGFDGVPGDLDRALDELLERARTSPDLSQRIDDSSRLRYPRWAPCPPDRSRFLVREPGERTWDGCLSVVNGLVDDQLDPQVTPWRLHVFTDIDGVPGAAGPGTVAVLQITHTLGGAGRTNAPAALMFGRPGAVPPVLPPRAAPLSLPWRTVQAVRAQRELVRDSESGRVPPAAPGRPPLRTNAPPAGRRAMRSVVLPRAALSGGTVTVVALARIAGALAAHLAELGEDTSGLGAEVTMTKPGVRQVYNHFRAAGVGLHPELAVQPRIAAIAAELRARRDRAAHPAMQASDRAFAATPAPLLRWGISQFDPTARSATVIGNTVVSSINCGAADFGFGGCPVRVAAVFPGLSPMMGLTHGVMGLGDTVSINVFATESAIGDVDAYVARLR
- a CDS encoding ArsR/SmtB family transcription factor, translated to MVEDQVLDRAYAALADPTRRRLLEALRGGDARITDLAAPLPMTFAGVSRHVGVLEAAGLVRREVRGREHWLSLQPQGLAAAQQWISDQTDFWSARADALAARLRRNNGRRSQGPGQGRSR
- a CDS encoding DUF899 domain-containing protein; its protein translation is MDKPAVVSADEWQQALNEMLVKEKQFTKARDALAAERRRMPWTEVAKDYRFDGPYGAVSLLDLFAGRRQLLVYRAFVDPGVHGWPEHGCVGCSLMADHIGNLAHLNARDTTLVYASRGSQTDLARIKARMGWDIPWYTILPTADAAFDVDFGVHEWHGTNAFIRDGERIYRTYFINNRGDEVFVNTWNFLDMTALGRQETWEDSPAGYPQTKPYEWWCWHDEYGQRVPSRWFGDPDPTDPNDPRPAATSPGCDCHDRA
- a CDS encoding TetR/AcrR family transcriptional regulator, with the protein product MDPQVQNLSTPATRKGAATRDRIVRGAAAVIRDRGVAMTTLDDIRARTGTSKSQLFHYFPGGKDQLLLAVAAHEAEQVLADQQPHLGGLTSWAAWQRWRDAVLDRYRRQGQSCPLSMLMSEIGRTTPGAQAVTTALMRRWHDEIADGIRAMQAQDKIDAGVHPEKAAAALLAGIQGGVGILLATGDLSYLQHALDVGIENLRAA